The following are encoded together in the Adhaeribacter arboris genome:
- a CDS encoding acyl carrier protein phosphodiesterase: MNFLAHTFLSGSDEELLVGNFIADSVKGRQKEIYPDGVRRGIELHRLIDTFTDAHPMVHQSKERLRPEQGKFAGVVTDMFYDHFLAANFEQYASMTLLDYSLYVYQTVQNYSYLLPERVHYFLPYMIKQNWLYRYAQVAGIQASLNGMSRRSSFRSNMSTATQALEENYFIYQQDFQQFFPELQNYVKQVLIG, translated from the coding sequence TTGAATTTTTTAGCGCATACTTTTTTATCCGGCTCCGACGAAGAGTTGCTGGTGGGTAATTTTATCGCGGATTCTGTAAAAGGCCGACAAAAAGAGATATATCCCGATGGAGTTCGGCGGGGCATAGAATTACACCGGCTTATTGATACCTTCACCGATGCCCACCCCATGGTACACCAAAGCAAAGAGCGGCTCCGGCCCGAACAGGGCAAATTTGCCGGCGTGGTCACGGATATGTTTTACGACCATTTTCTAGCGGCGAATTTTGAACAGTATGCCTCAATGACTTTGCTTGATTACTCCTTGTACGTGTACCAAACCGTGCAAAATTACTCTTACTTATTACCCGAACGGGTTCATTATTTTTTGCCTTACATGATTAAACAAAATTGGCTTTACCGGTATGCTCAAGTCGCGGGTATTCAGGCCTCTCTAAACGGCATGAGCCGCCGTAGTTCCTTCCGTTCCAATATGAGTACCGCCACCCAGGCCCTAGAAGAAAATTATTTCATTTATCAACAAGATTTCCAGCAATTTTTTCCTGAGTTGCAGAATTATGTTAAACAGGTTTTAATCGGTTAA
- a CDS encoding GIY-YIG nuclease family protein, with protein sequence MKVIYKITYPNGKIYIGKDVTDTLNYFGSANSKLIEKDFTREQRQNFIIKKEILWESETASIKEVNQAEVKFIKFYQSNHPNIGYNQWPKFKLL encoded by the coding sequence ATGAAAGTAATATACAAAATCACATATCCAAATGGTAAAATATACATCGGAAAGGATGTGACAGATACTTTAAACTATTTTGGAAGTGCAAATAGTAAATTAATTGAAAAAGATTTTACCAGAGAGCAAAGACAAAATTTTATTATCAAAAAAGAAATATTATGGGAGTCTGAAACTGCTTCAATTAAAGAGGTTAATCAAGCAGAAGTTAAGTTTATAAAATTTTATCAATCTAACCATCCAAATATTGGCTATAACCAATGGCCAAAATTTAAATTATTATAA